One Candidatus Buchananbacteria bacterium CG10_big_fil_rev_8_21_14_0_10_42_9 DNA segment encodes these proteins:
- a CDS encoding excisionase — translation MADFKYKLLTTEEVAEIFKVNLRTVYRWIDAGKLRAAKIGHKTYRIYEHDVVKFINSRMVTPKNDR, via the coding sequence ATGGCCGATTTTAAGTACAAACTATTAACCACTGAGGAAGTCGCCGAGATCTTCAAGGTTAATTTACGTACAGTGTACCGATGGATTGACGCGGGCAAACTTCGGGCGGCAAAAATCGGCCATAAAACTTACCGCATTTACGAACACGATGTGGTCAAATTTATTAATTCTAGAATGGTTACGCCAAAAAATGACAGGTAA